One window of Chryseobacterium indologenes genomic DNA carries:
- a CDS encoding bacteriocin-like protein — protein sequence MKNLKKLAKKNLKEINGGAALVLCPPKPITSCDIWCGMTKEQKMRCLLDVEEPCECF from the coding sequence ATGAAAAATTTGAAAAAATTAGCGAAGAAGAATCTTAAAGAAATCAATGGAGGAGCAGCTTTAGTATTATGTCCACCAAAACCCATTACATCATGTGACATCTGGTGCGGAATGACAAAAGAACAGAAAATGCGTTGCCTGCTTGATGTAGAAGAACCTTGTGAGTGCTTTTAA
- the rpmA gene encoding 50S ribosomal protein L27, with protein sequence MAHKKGVGSSKNGRESHSKRLGVKIFGGQAAIAGNIIVRQRGTQHHPGDNVGIGKDHTLFALVDGKVVFRKKANNRSFVSVEPNA encoded by the coding sequence ATGGCACACAAGAAAGGAGTCGGTAGTTCCAAGAACGGTAGAGAGTCTCACTCTAAAAGATTAGGTGTGAAGATTTTCGGAGGACAAGCAGCTATTGCCGGAAATATTATTGTTAGACAAAGAGGTACTCAGCACCACCCAGGTGATAACGTGGGAATCGGTAAAGATCACACTTTGTTTGCATTAGTAGATGGTAAAGTAGTTTTCAGAAAGAAAGCAAACAACAGATCTTTCGTATCTGTAGAGCCAAACGCATAA
- the rplU gene encoding 50S ribosomal protein L21 has product MFAIVEIAGLQYKVEQDQKLFVNRLKGDKGGKVSFDKVLLTVNGAITVGAPAVNGITVEAEILDHVKADKVIVFKKKRRKGYKVKNGHRQSLTQIVITGITGFEGGAKKATAKKETVKGEVLSDNATVNFSEDHELNYHLKKNNLSQSKENRETLITLGKAVKVELEKNILTHEEVDAAIIKNIDQFKALNK; this is encoded by the coding sequence ATGTTTGCAATTGTAGAAATAGCAGGGCTTCAATACAAAGTTGAGCAAGACCAGAAGTTGTTTGTAAACCGTTTAAAAGGAGATAAAGGAGGAAAAGTTTCTTTCGATAAAGTTCTTCTTACTGTAAACGGTGCAATCACTGTAGGCGCCCCAGCTGTAAACGGAATCACTGTAGAAGCAGAGATCCTTGACCACGTTAAAGCTGATAAAGTAATCGTTTTCAAAAAGAAAAGAAGAAAAGGTTACAAAGTGAAAAACGGTCACAGACAATCTTTAACTCAAATCGTAATCACTGGTATTACTGGTTTTGAAGGTGGAGCTAAAAAAGCTACTGCTAAAAAAGAAACTGTGAAAGGTGAAGTTCTTTCAGACAACGCAACTGTTAACTTTAGTGAAGATCACGAGTTGAACTATCATTTAAAGAAAAACAACTTGTCTCAGTCTAAAGAGAACAGAGAAACTTTAATTACTTTAGGTAAAGCAGTTAAAGTGGAATTAGAAAAGAATATTCTTACTCATGAAGAAGTAGATGCTGCTATCATCAAGAATATCGATCAATTTAAAGCACTTAATAAATAA
- a CDS encoding metalloprotease, with protein sequence MKRNFNLCLLAGAIAVTSLTACSDDQMDNNVQPQQELSAKIDQPGDLEKICSYVDNNWSANSVLLTGLQNSTDTNFMNGQMTKIASMWGRSNPTLRFVNDPSNYNSTYNAISYSTGKIYYGYAIYYDAKSKGGDIVNAMILAHEYGHQLQYIFGLPSVNENTARPNELEADGFAGYYLRRPNGYNKTSFPEIAAAYEFAQSIGDYQTTNPGHHGTPAQRRSAVRLGFLLGQYDLNASNFDYNFFYYYQGVLNGTYKMAKNTVNPEIDAYMSQYIDELRKIQSGEISAEEFKHLQ encoded by the coding sequence ATGAAAAGAAACTTTAATCTCTGCTTACTAGCAGGCGCCATTGCTGTAACTTCATTGACAGCATGTAGTGATGACCAAATGGACAACAATGTTCAACCTCAGCAAGAACTTAGTGCAAAAATTGATCAGCCGGGAGATCTGGAAAAAATCTGCTCTTATGTAGATAACAACTGGAGCGCAAATTCAGTTTTACTAACCGGACTTCAAAATTCCACAGACACCAATTTCATGAACGGTCAGATGACTAAGATTGCAAGTATGTGGGGAAGAAGCAATCCTACACTAAGATTTGTGAATGATCCATCCAATTACAATTCAACGTATAATGCAATTTCCTATTCAACCGGAAAGATCTATTACGGATACGCCATCTATTATGATGCAAAATCAAAAGGCGGTGATATTGTGAATGCAATGATCCTTGCTCACGAGTATGGACATCAGCTGCAGTATATCTTTGGACTTCCATCTGTAAACGAAAACACGGCCAGACCTAACGAGCTTGAAGCTGACGGTTTTGCAGGATACTATTTGAGAAGACCTAACGGGTACAATAAAACAAGCTTCCCGGAAATTGCAGCCGCCTATGAGTTTGCTCAAAGTATCGGAGATTATCAGACGACCAATCCCGGACACCACGGAACACCTGCACAAAGAAGATCTGCAGTTCGTTTAGGATTCCTTTTAGGACAGTATGATCTTAACGCTTCCAATTTCGATTATAATTTCTTCTATTATTATCAGGGAGTATTAAACGGAACTTACAAGATGGCTAAAAACACAGTAAATCCTGAAATTGACGCCTACATGAGTCAATATATCGATGAGCTGAGAAAAATTCAGTCAGGAGAAATTTCCGCAGAAGAATTTAAGCATCTTCAATAA
- a CDS encoding acyltransferase family protein, with product MNRDLYIDFAKGLATLSIIFIHTAFWSGQFYIPAEVRVFSLVFDVALFYALSGITSGANIEKTLYRLLKLQITYMIFVTFLFFLDYFFKVFGLSFFSMEWLQSFYSTFGSKYSAIGISTTPQWENLGNWYLHQYTNADTFPVVMGSFWYLKVYYILTVLGVLILRFFPKHINWFIGLCIGLTLLFNIFPEYYPTGQVGYVAFYLAVFLIGNKMRGKKIPAKAIPVLYALVGVALAWMFWYYGGEIFYKINKNKFPPKIPYIIWALFSLVTLFVLYNRLKITKENFVTHIGKNAIFFYFAQGISSSLVYFLVVPLKENMPWWILMIIIYGINIMLAFIISAGLKKVDASGWKILEFLRRKTAS from the coding sequence ATGAACAGAGATCTCTATATTGATTTCGCCAAAGGACTGGCTACACTTTCTATCATATTTATCCATACTGCTTTCTGGTCTGGGCAGTTTTATATTCCTGCAGAAGTAAGAGTCTTCTCACTTGTTTTTGACGTTGCCCTTTTTTATGCCCTGAGCGGGATTACATCCGGAGCCAATATTGAAAAAACATTGTACCGCCTGTTGAAACTGCAGATTACCTATATGATATTTGTAACTTTTCTGTTCTTTTTAGATTACTTCTTTAAAGTTTTCGGACTGAGCTTCTTTTCTATGGAATGGCTTCAAAGCTTTTATTCCACATTTGGATCCAAATATTCTGCTATCGGCATTTCAACAACTCCTCAATGGGAAAATCTGGGTAACTGGTATCTGCATCAATATACAAATGCTGACACTTTTCCTGTGGTGATGGGAAGCTTCTGGTATCTTAAAGTTTATTATATCCTCACTGTTTTGGGTGTTCTTATCTTAAGATTCTTCCCGAAACATATCAATTGGTTTATCGGGCTTTGCATAGGTTTAACTTTATTATTTAACATCTTCCCGGAATATTATCCAACCGGACAGGTGGGATACGTAGCTTTTTATCTTGCTGTATTTTTAATTGGAAACAAAATGCGTGGGAAAAAGATTCCGGCCAAAGCAATTCCTGTCTTGTATGCACTTGTGGGAGTTGCTCTTGCATGGATGTTCTGGTATTATGGAGGAGAAATTTTTTATAAAATCAATAAAAACAAATTCCCACCAAAAATCCCTTATATCATCTGGGCGTTATTCTCTCTGGTAACCTTATTTGTTCTTTATAACCGATTAAAGATCACAAAAGAAAATTTCGTCACCCACATCGGAAAGAATGCTATTTTCTTCTACTTTGCACAGGGAATCAGCTCTTCATTGGTTTATTTCCTGGTAGTCCCGTTAAAAGAAAACATGCCCTGGTGGATTTTAATGATCATTATTTATGGTATTAATATCATGTTAGCCTTCATTATTTCTGCAGGATTGAAAAAAGTGGATGCTTCAGGCTGGAAGATTCTGGAATTCTTAAGAAGAAAGACCGCATCTTAA
- a CDS encoding tRNA-(ms[2]io[6]A)-hydroxylase, translating to MFKLKLPTDPRWANIAEGNIGEILTDHAWCEQKAATNAIGLITMLPEYPEIVTELLAIAQEELDHFNQVHEIIKKRGHTFGRARKDDYVNELAKFIVQGKREDLIVDKMLFAAMIEARSCERFKVLTENIKDEELKVFYKELMISEANHYTTFIGFARQLGDPEKVNKRWEEWLEYEASIIKSYGNKETIHG from the coding sequence ATGTTTAAGTTGAAACTCCCTACCGATCCAAGGTGGGCAAATATTGCAGAAGGAAACATCGGAGAAATTTTAACAGATCATGCCTGGTGTGAGCAAAAAGCAGCTACCAATGCTATAGGCCTGATTACAATGCTTCCGGAATATCCTGAGATTGTGACAGAACTCCTTGCCATTGCACAGGAAGAGCTGGATCATTTCAATCAGGTGCATGAGATCATTAAGAAAAGAGGACATACCTTTGGAAGAGCAAGAAAAGATGATTACGTGAATGAACTGGCGAAATTTATCGTTCAGGGAAAAAGAGAAGACCTCATCGTAGACAAAATGCTTTTTGCTGCTATGATTGAAGCAAGAAGCTGCGAAAGATTCAAGGTTCTTACTGAAAACATTAAAGACGAAGAACTTAAAGTTTTCTATAAAGAACTTATGATTTCTGAAGCCAATCATTACACCACTTTCATTGGATTTGCAAGACAGCTTGGAGATCCGGAAAAAGTAAACAAACGTTGGGAAGAATGGCTGGAATATGAAGCCAGCATCATTAAATCTTACGGAAACAAAGAAACTATTCACGGTTAA
- a CDS encoding DUF502 domain-containing protein, translating to MKKPSFENIANLFLKNFFQGLVIIGPIGLTIFVIWYIVSAIDNLVPSLAKQIPGLVFVSIILFTAILGYLGNKFVVGRFFFDTMDSLLEKTPGVKHIYTPTKDVMSSFVGDKKKFNDPVWVKTNENPEIWRIGFLTQKEMSDVDKHNYVAVYLPHSYAISGWVIVTEEKNIKPVVGMTAASAMKFAVSGGVAGFHSDENIFKAPE from the coding sequence TTGAAGAAGCCAAGTTTTGAAAATATTGCCAATCTATTTCTGAAAAACTTTTTTCAGGGGCTGGTTATTATTGGTCCTATCGGGCTTACCATTTTTGTAATCTGGTATATTGTAAGTGCAATTGACAATCTTGTTCCTTCTCTTGCAAAGCAGATCCCGGGTCTTGTTTTCGTATCAATCATACTTTTTACTGCTATTTTAGGGTATTTAGGAAATAAATTCGTGGTCGGAAGATTCTTTTTCGATACGATGGACAGCTTACTGGAAAAAACTCCGGGAGTAAAGCATATTTACACTCCTACGAAAGACGTGATGTCTTCATTCGTAGGTGATAAGAAAAAATTCAACGATCCTGTATGGGTAAAAACCAATGAAAATCCGGAAATCTGGAGAATCGGCTTTTTAACCCAAAAAGAAATGTCGGACGTTGACAAGCATAATTACGTTGCGGTATATCTTCCCCACTCGTACGCCATCTCGGGCTGGGTAATTGTTACTGAAGAAAAAAACATCAAACCTGTAGTGGGAATGACTGCGGCTTCTGCAATGAAGTTTGCAGTGAGCGGCGGTGTAGCCGGATTCCATTCTGATGAAAATATATTTAAAGCTCCGGAATAA
- a CDS encoding tryptophanase, which produces MKLPYAEPFRIKMVEEIYQSTREEREQWLKEANYNLFNLRSSHVYIDLLTDSGTGAMSDRQWSALMTGDESYAGSRSFEQLQKTVENITGFKYLLPTHQGRAAENVLFSVLVKEGDVVPGNSHFDTTKGHIEIRKAHAIDCTIDEAFDINDLHPFKGNINLEKLEEVYKSHPKENIPFCLITITCNSSGGQPVSLENMKAVKELSDQYGIPVFFDSARFAENAYFIKKREAGQENRSIKEICKEIFSYGDGMTMSSKKDGLVNIGGFIALNNEEVFRKASNFTIIYEGFITYGGMAGRDMAALAVGLDEATEFAYLESRISQVEYLGNKLIEYGIPVQKPIGGHAVFIDSLNFLPNVSREEYPAQTLGLEIYKEAGIRTVEIGTLLADRDPATRENRYPKLELVRLAIPRRTYTNNHMDYIAAAIKNVYERREEIAKGYKITWEPEILRHFTVQLEKA; this is translated from the coding sequence ATGAAATTACCGTACGCGGAACCTTTCCGCATCAAAATGGTGGAGGAAATCTACCAATCTACCAGAGAAGAAAGAGAGCAATGGCTTAAAGAAGCTAATTATAACCTTTTCAATTTACGATCTTCACATGTTTATATTGACCTGCTTACCGATTCAGGAACCGGAGCAATGTCTGATAGACAATGGTCTGCTTTAATGACCGGAGATGAAAGCTACGCAGGATCCCGTTCTTTTGAACAGTTACAGAAAACTGTAGAGAACATTACAGGATTCAAATATTTATTGCCTACACACCAGGGAAGAGCGGCAGAAAACGTTCTTTTCTCAGTATTGGTAAAAGAAGGAGATGTAGTTCCGGGGAACTCTCATTTTGACACCACAAAAGGGCATATCGAGATCAGAAAGGCACATGCCATAGACTGTACTATTGATGAAGCTTTTGATATTAATGACCTTCACCCTTTCAAAGGAAATATCAACCTTGAAAAGCTTGAAGAAGTTTATAAAAGCCATCCAAAAGAAAATATTCCTTTCTGCTTAATTACCATTACATGTAACTCTTCAGGAGGGCAGCCTGTATCATTAGAAAACATGAAGGCTGTAAAAGAACTTTCTGACCAATATGGAATTCCTGTATTCTTTGATTCAGCGAGATTTGCAGAGAATGCTTACTTCATCAAAAAAAGAGAAGCAGGACAGGAAAACAGAAGCATCAAAGAAATCTGTAAGGAAATTTTCTCTTACGGAGACGGGATGACAATGAGTTCTAAAAAAGACGGTTTAGTAAATATCGGTGGGTTCATTGCTTTAAATAATGAAGAAGTTTTCAGAAAAGCTTCCAACTTTACCATTATTTACGAAGGATTTATTACTTACGGAGGAATGGCTGGAAGAGATATGGCGGCATTGGCTGTAGGTCTTGATGAAGCTACTGAGTTCGCTTATCTTGAAAGTAGGATTTCTCAGGTTGAATACTTAGGAAATAAACTAATTGAATACGGAATTCCGGTTCAAAAACCAATCGGAGGACACGCTGTATTCATTGATTCTTTAAACTTCCTTCCCAATGTTTCCCGTGAAGAATATCCAGCACAGACATTAGGACTTGAAATTTACAAAGAAGCAGGGATCAGAACTGTAGAAATAGGAACACTATTGGCAGACAGAGATCCTGCCACAAGAGAAAACCGTTATCCTAAGTTAGAGTTGGTACGTCTGGCGATTCCTAGAAGAACCTATACCAATAACCATATGGATTATATTGCTGCTGCTATCAAGAATGTTTATGAAAGACGAGAAGAAATAGCAAAAGGATACAAAATCACCTGGGAACCGGAAATCTTAAGACACTTTACTGTTCAGCTTGAAAAAGCTTAA
- a CDS encoding FAD-dependent monooxygenase: MKKIAVVGAGISGLSMANYLEKYKIDYHIYERRKKEDLAGHGFLIPQEGMEYLYQIIDPDLLLKHGNFLKKYIQYSHTGKILAEKELNHVFAISRNSLIDLLAQNISPEKITYKHTITPDDQQNGKLKLSDGTDIDAEIAVISDGSRSRIRSRLFKDEIMKVVRESEVVNIIQDKEIADSIENDFIKFHHEDGGLTFGILKLTHDTILWYSQFDNEKYMINDRSAENLKKYMLEVFENWHPLVPSVIQKSDYKNVHLWCVYELEKLNPFYQDNIVFIGDAAHPLIPFTSQGVTSALKDSFTLTKYLVEEEDKKEAFRKYEAKRKPEIETHINNGRTLLNQFLLPLHQQSENILPISYK, translated from the coding sequence ATGAAGAAAATTGCTGTCGTGGGCGCCGGTATCTCCGGCTTAAGCATGGCGAATTACTTAGAAAAATACAAGATTGATTATCACATCTACGAAAGAAGAAAAAAGGAAGATCTGGCAGGTCATGGTTTTCTTATTCCACAGGAGGGAATGGAATACCTTTATCAGATCATAGATCCGGACCTTCTTCTTAAGCATGGGAATTTTTTAAAGAAATACATACAATACTCCCATACGGGAAAAATACTGGCAGAAAAAGAACTGAACCATGTTTTTGCCATTTCAAGAAATTCATTGATTGATCTCCTGGCTCAAAATATTTCTCCTGAAAAAATAACCTACAAACACACCATAACCCCCGATGATCAGCAGAACGGAAAATTAAAACTTTCCGATGGAACTGATATTGATGCAGAAATAGCGGTCATTTCTGATGGTTCCCGAAGCCGTATCAGAAGCCGTCTTTTTAAAGATGAAATCATGAAAGTGGTAAGGGAAAGTGAAGTAGTGAATATCATTCAGGATAAGGAAATTGCAGATTCTATTGAAAATGACTTTATAAAATTCCATCATGAAGACGGTGGGTTAACTTTTGGTATTCTTAAACTCACCCATGATACCATTCTTTGGTATTCACAGTTTGACAATGAAAAATATATGATCAACGACCGCTCAGCAGAGAATCTAAAGAAATATATGCTTGAAGTTTTTGAGAACTGGCATCCTTTAGTCCCATCAGTTATACAGAAATCCGACTATAAAAACGTACATTTATGGTGTGTTTATGAGCTGGAAAAACTGAATCCGTTTTATCAAGATAATATTGTATTCATCGGAGATGCAGCACACCCACTGATCCCGTTTACAAGCCAGGGTGTAACCTCTGCATTGAAGGATTCTTTTACATTAACGAAATATCTAGTTGAAGAAGAAGATAAAAAGGAAGCCTTCAGAAAATATGAAGCAAAAAGGAAACCTGAAATTGAGACTCATATCAATAACGGAAGAACATTGCTCAATCAGTTCCTGCTCCCGCTCCATCAACAATCAGAAAATATTTTACCCATATCTTACAAATAA
- a CDS encoding pyridoxal phosphate-dependent aminotransferase — protein sequence MFSNNDINFEALKRKAYNGRWATLEEGIIPLTAADPDFRTAPEIEQGIIEYLKDGYLSYGPFSGLPEFKKSVADHFNNEKHGSFFPENVLAVNSAAQGMFLIASYVLNPGDEAIILDPVDFLFKKSVETAGGKVMLCPVDTTTGDIDFEKLDSLINRKTKLISICNPHNPLGKVYPKEVLIKIAEIASAHDLWVMSDEIWSDIIYDNKNFHTYSSVSEKAKRKSFTVYGFSKSFGIAGLRIGAVLCNDQDILEDFTEKSNFNSTIEGVSTLSQIAGSVALEKAKPWYKEFLAHLQSNRNFAFTLLSRSEIVTPNLPEATFVLFPKIENGMSSDQFAQHVLKQGKVAIVPGSERWFGKGAEGHIRICFSTSQEILEEGINRIITSF from the coding sequence ATGTTCAGCAATAACGATATCAATTTTGAAGCACTGAAAAGAAAAGCCTACAACGGAAGATGGGCAACTTTAGAGGAAGGCATTATTCCCCTTACCGCTGCAGATCCGGACTTCAGGACAGCCCCTGAAATAGAACAGGGAATTATTGAATACCTGAAAGACGGCTATTTAAGCTACGGACCGTTTTCCGGTCTTCCGGAATTCAAAAAAAGTGTTGCAGATCATTTTAACAATGAGAAACATGGAAGCTTTTTCCCGGAAAATGTTCTGGCAGTCAACAGTGCCGCCCAGGGAATGTTCCTGATCGCCTCTTATGTTCTTAACCCGGGAGATGAAGCCATCATTCTGGATCCTGTAGATTTCCTTTTCAAAAAATCAGTAGAAACCGCAGGTGGAAAAGTGATGCTTTGCCCTGTAGATACAACAACGGGAGACATTGATTTTGAAAAACTGGATTCTTTAATCAATCGCAAAACGAAGCTTATCAGCATCTGCAATCCGCACAATCCACTGGGAAAAGTATACCCTAAGGAAGTTTTAATAAAAATAGCAGAAATCGCTTCAGCTCATGATCTTTGGGTGATGAGTGATGAAATCTGGAGTGATATTATTTATGATAACAAAAACTTCCACACTTATTCTTCTGTTTCTGAGAAGGCAAAGAGAAAAAGTTTTACCGTTTATGGCTTTTCAAAATCATTTGGAATTGCAGGACTGAGAATTGGAGCTGTATTGTGTAATGACCAGGATATTCTTGAAGACTTTACAGAAAAATCCAATTTCAATTCAACAATAGAAGGCGTTTCTACTTTGTCCCAGATTGCCGGAAGTGTAGCTCTGGAGAAAGCAAAGCCTTGGTATAAGGAATTTTTAGCTCATTTACAGAGTAACAGAAATTTTGCTTTTACATTATTAAGCCGCTCAGAAATTGTAACTCCCAATCTGCCTGAGGCTACTTTTGTACTCTTTCCGAAGATTGAAAACGGAATGTCCAGCGATCAGTTTGCCCAACATGTTTTAAAGCAGGGAAAGGTTGCCATTGTTCCCGGATCAGAAAGATGGTTCGGAAAAGGAGCAGAAGGACATATCAGAATTTGTTTTTCCACTTCACAGGAAATTTTAGAAGAAGGAATTAACAGAATCATTACCAGCTTTTAA
- a CDS encoding TonB-dependent receptor plug domain-containing protein: protein MKIKYISIIFLGVSTLSYAQQIKDTLKESKIDEVAITGSRNKKRTVVNTPVPIDIIDIKQVSQSTGQVEINQLLQFSAPSFNSNKQSGSDGADAVDPATLRGLGPDQTLLLLNGKRYHQSSLINLFGTKGRGNTGYDMNTIPIGAIKRVEVLRDGASAQYGSDAIAGVINVILNDRDKGFEGNAFYGMNLFKSPGNNDVVSDHKVDGTTFDFSGNLGTKIGSKGGFGNFTVEFMNKDYAIRNANPDLYTAPRQRFGDAKAQNIYFFGNIELPLSDGLKFYSRQGFSHRNTKAYAWTRSADADGNIPEIYPTGFNPIENTSITDFTFDNGLRFKVAGWDVDFYNAFGNNRFTYQIDNTINATLGIKSPTSFNAGGHSLLQNTTGFNAVKQFKVLEGLNIAFGSEFRYEKFDIIKGEEASYSMYDVNGNPVTASTPQNLLVTNPLSGNVRPGGSQGFPGYSSDIGKSRNNFAAYVDTELDVTKNWMISVAGRFENYNDFGSTLNGKFATRYAITSQFAFRGSVSTGFRAPSLAQKYYSQQFTNFQGGQLVTIQLASNDSSIASSLGIPQLKQETSVNGSAGFTFNTGKFTATVDGYYIQVKNRIVLTGYFAQADLPADVQADNPFIDQVQFFSNAIDTRTKGVDLILNYSENLGSGKLTATLAGNYNDMEITKVNTSEKLAGKEDIYLSEREKAFILASAPKTKVNLNLNYKINKFNANLQLVRFDKATLIGYDGTEQVYNPKVTTDLSFGYEFCKNLNLTLGSKNLFNRYPTLQTTHVSDGNTEGGGIFDPVQMGFAGRQVFARLNFKF from the coding sequence ATGAAAATAAAATACATCAGCATTATTTTTCTTGGAGTTTCTACCTTATCTTATGCCCAGCAAATAAAGGATACCCTGAAAGAATCGAAGATTGACGAAGTGGCCATCACCGGAAGCCGGAATAAAAAACGAACCGTAGTGAATACACCTGTTCCTATTGATATCATCGACATTAAACAGGTAAGCCAGTCAACAGGTCAAGTAGAAATCAACCAGCTTTTACAGTTTTCTGCGCCATCTTTCAACTCCAACAAACAATCAGGATCTGACGGTGCTGATGCAGTAGATCCTGCCACCCTAAGAGGACTTGGGCCGGATCAGACTTTGCTGTTGTTGAATGGAAAAAGATATCACCAGTCTTCACTGATCAACCTTTTCGGAACCAAAGGAAGAGGAAATACCGGATACGATATGAATACCATTCCGATTGGTGCGATAAAAAGAGTGGAGGTCCTTCGTGACGGAGCCTCAGCTCAATATGGATCTGATGCCATTGCAGGGGTAATCAATGTAATTCTGAATGACCGTGACAAAGGTTTTGAAGGAAATGCTTTTTATGGAATGAATCTTTTTAAAAGCCCGGGGAATAATGATGTTGTCTCAGATCATAAAGTAGACGGAACCACCTTTGATTTCAGTGGAAATTTAGGAACCAAAATAGGCTCCAAAGGAGGTTTTGGAAACTTTACCGTAGAGTTTATGAACAAAGATTATGCGATACGAAATGCAAATCCTGACTTATATACTGCTCCGAGACAGCGTTTCGGGGATGCAAAAGCGCAAAATATTTACTTTTTCGGAAATATTGAGCTTCCTTTATCTGATGGTCTGAAATTCTATTCCCGTCAAGGTTTTTCTCACAGAAATACCAAAGCCTACGCATGGACCAGATCAGCAGATGCCGACGGAAATATTCCTGAAATTTATCCTACAGGATTCAATCCGATTGAAAATACAAGCATTACAGATTTTACGTTTGATAACGGCCTGAGATTCAAGGTTGCCGGATGGGACGTAGATTTTTATAATGCTTTTGGCAACAACAGATTTACCTATCAGATTGACAATACGATTAATGCCACTCTGGGGATCAAATCACCTACAAGCTTTAATGCAGGAGGACATTCATTATTACAGAATACAACAGGTTTTAATGCTGTGAAACAGTTCAAAGTGCTGGAAGGGTTGAATATCGCTTTCGGATCGGAATTCAGGTATGAAAAATTTGATATTATCAAAGGAGAAGAAGCTTCTTATAGCATGTATGATGTAAATGGAAATCCTGTGACTGCCAGTACACCCCAAAACCTTCTTGTCACTAATCCTTTAAGCGGTAATGTAAGACCAGGTGGTTCCCAGGGATTCCCTGGATATTCTTCAGACATTGGTAAAAGCAGAAATAACTTTGCGGCCTATGTAGATACTGAGCTTGACGTTACAAAAAACTGGATGATAAGTGTTGCCGGAAGATTTGAAAATTATAATGATTTCGGAAGCACTTTAAATGGAAAATTTGCGACAAGATATGCGATCACTTCACAGTTTGCCTTCCGCGGTTCCGTTTCTACCGGATTCAGAGCACCTTCTCTGGCTCAGAAATACTACAGCCAGCAGTTTACCAACTTTCAGGGTGGCCAATTGGTTACTATTCAGCTTGCTTCTAACGATAGTAGCATTGCAAGCAGTCTGGGAATTCCTCAGTTGAAGCAGGAAACCTCTGTGAACGGAAGTGCCGGATTTACTTTCAACACAGGAAAATTCACGGCGACAGTGGATGGATATTATATTCAGGTAAAAAACAGAATTGTTCTTACCGGATATTTTGCACAGGCAGACCTGCCGGCAGATGTTCAGGCAGATAATCCATTTATTGACCAGGTACAGTTCTTTTCTAATGCAATCGATACCCGTACGAAAGGCGTTGACCTTATTTTAAACTATAGTGAAAACCTTGGTTCCGGGAAACTGACTGCTACCTTAGCCGGAAACTATAATGATATGGAAATCACAAAAGTGAATACTTCAGAAAAGCTTGCAGGGAAGGAAGATATTTACCTGAGCGAAAGAGAAAAAGCTTTTATTCTCGCTTCTGCTCCAAAAACAAAAGTCAATTTAAACCTCAATTATAAGATCAACAAATTCAATGCGAATCTGCAGTTGGTAAGGTTTGACAAAGCAACACTGATTGGGTATGATGGTACAGAACAGGTATATAATCCAAAAGTAACTACTGATCTTTCTTTTGGCTATGAATTTTGTAAGAATCTGAACCTCACCCTGGGCAGTAAAAACCTGTTCAACAGATATCCTACGCTGCAAACCACTCATGTAAGTGATGGAAATACAGAAGGCGGAGGTATTTTTGACCCTGTTCAGATGGGATTTGCCGGAAGACAGGTTTTTGCCAGACTTAACTTTAAGTTTTAA